One part of the Marinobacterium rhizophilum genome encodes these proteins:
- the kdsA gene encoding 3-deoxy-8-phosphooctulonate synthase: protein MQQKVIRVGAIEIANDKPMVLFGGMNVLESRDLAMKIAEHYVDVTNRLGIPYVFKASFDKANRSSLGSFRGPGLDEGLKILQEVKSTFNVPLITDIHEPEQAAPAAEVCDIIQLPAFLSRQTDLVSAMAKTQAVINIKKAQFLAPHEMKHILHKCEEAGNDQLILCERGSSFGYNNLVVDMLGFTIMKEFGYPVMFDATHALQMPGGRSDSADGRRAMVAQLSRAGLSQGIAGLFLESHPDPEQAKCDGPCALPLAKLEPYLAQMKAVDELVKSFAPLDTSA, encoded by the coding sequence ATGCAGCAGAAAGTCATTCGCGTCGGTGCAATCGAGATTGCCAACGACAAGCCCATGGTGCTGTTCGGTGGCATGAATGTGCTGGAATCCCGCGACCTGGCGATGAAAATCGCCGAACACTACGTCGACGTCACCAACCGGCTCGGCATTCCCTATGTGTTCAAGGCATCCTTCGACAAGGCCAACCGCTCATCCCTGGGTTCATTCCGGGGCCCTGGCCTGGATGAGGGCCTGAAAATCCTGCAGGAAGTCAAAAGCACCTTCAATGTTCCACTGATTACCGATATTCATGAGCCGGAGCAGGCCGCGCCTGCAGCCGAAGTCTGCGACATTATCCAGCTGCCGGCGTTTCTGTCACGCCAGACAGACCTGGTCAGCGCCATGGCCAAAACCCAGGCGGTTATCAATATCAAGAAGGCTCAGTTTCTGGCTCCCCACGAAATGAAGCACATTCTGCACAAGTGCGAAGAGGCCGGAAACGACCAGTTGATCCTGTGCGAACGCGGCAGCAGCTTCGGTTACAACAACCTGGTGGTCGACATGCTGGGCTTCACCATCATGAAAGAATTCGGCTATCCGGTGATGTTCGATGCCACCCATGCGCTGCAGATGCCGGGTGGGCGTTCCGACTCCGCCGACGGCCGCCGTGCCATGGTTGCCCAGCTTTCCCGCGCCGGCCTGTCCCAGGGTATCGCCGGGCTCTTCCTGGAATCGCACCCCGATCCCGAGCAGGCCAAGTGCGATGGCCCCTGCGCCCTGCCCCTGGCCAAGCTCGAACCCTACCTGGCCCAGATGAAGGCCGTGGACGAACTGGTCAAGAGCTTCGCTCCCCTGGATACCTCCGCCTGA
- a CDS encoding DUF4139 domain-containing protein, which produces MKARYSAPVALLATLSTPLFAVSPLSIDASAQQDLTLTVYSQNLGLVRESRALPALAPGQAVIIQDVSRQLQTETLSIKGAGQILEQNLNTNLLSHHSLLQHYLGQELQLARRNPASGDESQGSVTLLSIEGDRALVRRDRQVESIPLNADWRFIFPELPAHLSSKPSLEFRSQGTQSPAPATFSYLTGGLSWQMDYVMTLDKSGKQMSLEGLATLHNSTGIDFENARFQLMAGTLNQPAPESFRKANLAMASMAADSGGAPEAFEDYQLYTLPNSTSLLDQQQKQLPLVSTASLPVTREYRHEFLAMPRPDNQRHRTAPQTWLSFENGADTPLPGGAVRTFAPDDDGRLQFIGGSRIDHTATGQAVELLLGEAFDLSVERQQTLLSKEYDSYLAEYEVLVRNSGSEAKLLDLSVNFAQPWTLEHASQEMTHSRGGRAHWSLDVPAKDKTVLRFRVKLKNPTP; this is translated from the coding sequence ATGAAAGCCCGCTACAGCGCCCCGGTCGCCCTCCTGGCCACCCTTAGCACCCCCCTCTTCGCGGTATCCCCCCTGAGCATTGATGCCAGTGCCCAGCAAGACCTGACGCTGACGGTCTACAGCCAAAACCTGGGGCTGGTGCGTGAAAGCCGCGCCCTGCCTGCCCTGGCACCGGGGCAGGCGGTCATCATCCAGGATGTCAGCCGGCAACTGCAAACCGAAACCCTGTCTATCAAGGGGGCCGGCCAGATTCTGGAACAGAACCTCAATACCAACCTGCTGTCCCACCATTCCCTGCTGCAGCACTACCTGGGCCAGGAGCTGCAGCTGGCCCGGCGCAACCCTGCCAGTGGCGATGAAAGCCAGGGGTCCGTCACCCTGCTGAGCATCGAAGGCGACCGCGCGCTGGTTCGCCGTGACCGCCAGGTTGAAAGCATCCCGCTGAACGCCGACTGGCGCTTCATCTTTCCAGAGCTGCCCGCGCACCTGAGCAGCAAGCCGAGTCTTGAGTTTCGCAGCCAGGGAACCCAAAGCCCTGCGCCTGCAACCTTCAGCTACCTGACAGGTGGCCTCAGCTGGCAAATGGACTACGTCATGACACTGGATAAAAGCGGCAAACAGATGTCCCTTGAGGGCCTCGCCACGCTGCACAATTCCACCGGAATCGACTTCGAAAATGCCCGCTTTCAACTGATGGCCGGGACCCTGAACCAGCCGGCACCGGAATCCTTTCGCAAGGCCAATCTCGCCATGGCCAGCATGGCCGCCGATAGCGGTGGCGCCCCCGAAGCCTTTGAGGATTATCAGCTCTATACCCTGCCCAACAGCACCAGCCTGCTGGATCAGCAGCAAAAGCAATTGCCGCTGGTAAGTACGGCCAGCCTGCCGGTCACGCGGGAATACCGCCATGAATTTCTCGCCATGCCGCGTCCCGACAACCAGCGCCACCGTACGGCACCGCAAACCTGGCTCAGTTTTGAGAACGGCGCCGATACGCCACTGCCAGGCGGCGCCGTGCGTACCTTTGCACCGGATGACGACGGCCGCCTGCAGTTTATTGGCGGCAGCCGGATCGACCATACCGCCACCGGGCAAGCCGTTGAACTCCTGCTTGGCGAAGCCTTTGACCTGAGCGTAGAGCGACAGCAGACCCTGCTCAGTAAGGAATATGACAGCTACCTGGCCGAGTACGAGGTGCTGGTCCGTAATAGCGGCAGCGAGGCCAAGCTGCTGGACCTGTCCGTCAATTTTGCCCAGCCCTGGACCCTGGAACACGCCAGCCAGGAAATGACACACAGCCGTGGCGGCCGCGCCCACTGGTCACTGGATGTGCCGGCCAAGGACAAAACGGTATTGCGGTTTCGCGTCAAGCTGAAGAACCCGACGCCGTAG
- the cysK gene encoding cysteine synthase A: protein MKIYEDNSLSIGNTPLVQLTQLAPNAKLYAKIESRNPAGSVKCRIGASMVWAAEKSGQLKPGMTLVEPTSGNTGIALAYVAAARGYKLVLTMPSSMSIERRKLMKALGAEIVLTEPAKGMKGAIAKATELVESNPATHLMLQQFENPANPQIHEKTTGPEIWQDTDGLVDVLVSGVGTGGTITGVSRYIKQTQGKAITSVAVEPVDSPIISQTLAGDELKPSPHKIQGIGAGFVPGNLDLALVDRVEQVSNDDAIATARALMEQEGILAGISCGAAVCAALRIANDPAFAGQHIVVILPDSGERYLSTALFEGMFSDNELVQ, encoded by the coding sequence ATGAAGATCTACGAGGACAACTCTTTATCCATTGGCAATACACCGCTGGTGCAACTCACGCAGCTGGCGCCCAATGCCAAGCTGTACGCCAAAATCGAGTCGCGCAACCCGGCAGGTTCGGTCAAGTGCCGCATCGGCGCTAGCATGGTATGGGCGGCGGAGAAATCCGGCCAGCTCAAGCCCGGCATGACCCTGGTGGAGCCCACCAGCGGCAATACCGGCATTGCCCTGGCCTATGTCGCCGCCGCACGCGGCTACAAGCTGGTGCTGACCATGCCCTCCTCCATGAGCATTGAGCGCCGCAAATTGATGAAAGCCCTGGGGGCGGAGATCGTACTGACGGAACCGGCCAAGGGCATGAAAGGCGCCATAGCCAAAGCCACCGAGCTGGTTGAAAGCAACCCTGCCACTCACCTGATGCTGCAGCAGTTCGAGAACCCTGCAAACCCGCAGATCCACGAAAAAACCACGGGGCCTGAAATCTGGCAGGATACCGACGGGCTGGTGGACGTACTGGTTTCGGGCGTTGGAACCGGCGGCACCATCACCGGCGTATCACGCTACATCAAGCAGACCCAGGGCAAGGCCATTACCAGCGTCGCGGTAGAGCCGGTGGACTCACCCATTATCAGCCAGACCCTGGCGGGGGATGAGCTCAAGCCCTCACCACACAAGATTCAGGGCATCGGTGCGGGCTTCGTGCCTGGCAACCTGGACCTGGCCCTGGTCGACCGCGTCGAACAGGTCAGCAATGATGACGCCATCGCCACTGCCCGGGCGCTGATGGAACAAGAAGGTATTCTGGCGGGGATTTCCTGCGGCGCCGCGGTCTGTGCGGCACTGCGCATCGCCAATGACCCGGCATTCGCCGGCCAGCATATCGTCGTGATCCTGCCGGATTCCGGCGAGCGCTATTTGTCGACCGCGCTGTTCGAGGGCATGTTCAGCGACAACGAGCTGGTCCAGTAA
- a CDS encoding SUMF1/EgtB/PvdO family nonheme iron enzyme produces the protein MGARQSQAGSETEAPLNRPELQLTPGQVLGPDHHRFQLGTRLDAHPLGELWQARDLSTRPETPVTLLLIAPELKANSAFANAFKKQMLLSKALQHPHVLASYGYFLDRSGQLFSAHEAVDGLTLAQLFARGKARKLAEAKQRALLAQLAQALDAGHQTLRQPHGALSPAQVFINRQGGVKLFGFASQEALQAAANPDDTAARYQAPETDVPSLLSIQSDMYSLGLICLQLLSGSLPPPADKDSPGLEHQPRPGKISPAQWRLLQQALATEPGNRPKGTAAWVQQLFRPPEQPAPPSKATAPAPSDTPDDGSAGQLSSHWQRFRGLLTPSRLAGGALFGAGLALGVWLGLWLSQPSVNPLQQQLQRLAEQNAELSTALQALKQATTADPLASQGPPPPLDADASAAPPPRFRGDRNTEGGFFLDALQRGDYGPQMVHLPRGSFLMGSDSRQSDDNEKPVQQISIDHAVALARHEVTFEDYDRFAQATGRPLPDDNGWGRGRQPVINVSWADASAYAQWLATETEQPYRLPSEAEWEYAARAGTRSLYWWGDELGTGFAVCDECGSEWDGKQPAPVGSLQANPWGLFDLNGNVDEWVQDCYADSHEGAPANGAARVQGGCKYRVMRGGSWFDIGRLVRSSSRYRNPPSSLRSSWGFRVAVDLPDPAP, from the coding sequence ATGGGGGCTCGACAATCACAGGCAGGCAGCGAAACGGAGGCGCCCCTGAACAGGCCCGAATTACAGCTGACGCCAGGCCAGGTACTGGGCCCTGATCACCATCGTTTCCAGCTCGGTACGCGCCTGGACGCCCACCCTCTGGGAGAGCTCTGGCAGGCCAGGGATCTGAGCACCCGCCCGGAAACCCCGGTCACGCTGCTGCTAATCGCCCCGGAGTTGAAGGCCAACAGTGCCTTTGCCAATGCCTTCAAGAAGCAGATGCTGCTGAGCAAGGCGCTGCAGCATCCCCATGTCCTCGCCAGCTATGGCTACTTTCTCGACAGAAGTGGACAGCTGTTCAGCGCCCACGAGGCTGTCGATGGCCTCACTCTGGCGCAGCTGTTCGCCCGCGGCAAGGCGCGCAAGCTTGCAGAAGCGAAACAGCGTGCACTGCTTGCCCAGCTCGCCCAGGCGCTGGATGCCGGGCACCAGACGCTGCGCCAGCCACATGGCGCCCTGAGTCCGGCGCAAGTCTTTATCAACCGTCAGGGAGGCGTGAAACTGTTCGGCTTCGCCAGCCAGGAAGCCTTGCAGGCCGCCGCGAACCCGGACGACACGGCTGCCCGCTACCAGGCCCCGGAAACAGACGTACCGAGCCTTCTCAGCATTCAGTCGGATATGTACTCCCTGGGCCTGATCTGCCTGCAGTTGCTCAGCGGTTCCCTCCCGCCCCCTGCAGACAAGGACTCCCCGGGTCTCGAGCACCAGCCCAGGCCTGGAAAAATCAGCCCGGCGCAGTGGCGGCTGCTCCAGCAGGCGCTGGCAACTGAGCCCGGCAACCGTCCCAAAGGCACCGCCGCCTGGGTACAACAGCTATTCAGGCCCCCGGAACAGCCCGCTCCTCCATCCAAGGCGACAGCGCCAGCCCCCTCGGATACTCCCGACGACGGCAGTGCCGGACAGCTTTCCAGCCACTGGCAACGCTTCAGGGGCCTGCTGACGCCGAGCCGCCTGGCCGGTGGGGCGCTCTTTGGCGCCGGCCTCGCGCTGGGTGTCTGGCTGGGCCTCTGGCTCAGCCAGCCCTCGGTAAACCCGTTGCAGCAACAACTGCAGCGCCTGGCCGAGCAAAACGCCGAACTTTCAACAGCGCTGCAGGCACTCAAACAGGCCACAACTGCCGATCCGCTGGCGTCACAAGGCCCGCCCCCTCCCCTGGACGCTGACGCCAGTGCGGCTCCGCCCCCCCGCTTTCGTGGCGATCGCAATACCGAGGGAGGTTTTTTCCTTGATGCGCTCCAGCGGGGCGACTATGGGCCGCAAATGGTGCATTTGCCACGCGGAAGCTTTCTGATGGGATCGGATTCGCGCCAGAGTGATGACAACGAAAAGCCGGTACAGCAAATCTCGATCGATCATGCGGTTGCCCTGGCCCGGCACGAGGTGACATTCGAAGACTATGATCGCTTTGCCCAGGCAACAGGTCGCCCCCTTCCCGATGACAATGGCTGGGGAAGAGGCCGCCAGCCGGTGATCAATGTCAGTTGGGCCGATGCCAGCGCCTACGCGCAGTGGCTCGCCACCGAGACCGAGCAGCCCTACCGCCTGCCCAGCGAAGCCGAGTGGGAATACGCCGCCCGCGCCGGTACCCGGAGCCTTTACTGGTGGGGCGATGAACTTGGGACAGGATTTGCAGTCTGTGACGAATGCGGCAGCGAATGGGACGGCAAGCAACCGGCTCCGGTTGGCAGCTTGCAGGCCAACCCCTGGGGGTTATTTGACCTGAACGGCAACGTTGATGAATGGGTGCAGGACTGTTATGCCGACAGCCATGAGGGCGCACCCGCCAATGGCGCGGCCCGCGTGCAGGGTGGCTGCAAGTACCGCGTGATGCGCGGCGGCTCCTGGTTCGATATCGGCCGCCTGGTGCGCTCATCCAGCCGCTACCGCAATCCGCCCAGCAGCCTGAGATCCAGCTGGGGGTTTCGCGTAGCCGTGGACCTGCCGGACCCGGCGCCGTAA
- a CDS encoding LemA family protein, protein MDPISLILLAAAVLLVLYGISLYNNLVRLKHNVAKAWSNIDVLLKQRHDELPKLVETCKQYMGYEQQTLEAVMKARNAVAQARESQDIKAVGKAETQMRFGLGNLFAVAEAYPDLKASESFQHLQARITGLESGIADRREFYNESVNLNNIRIEQFPDNLVAGKFGFKAADLLEFEEEQKADVNIKALFG, encoded by the coding sequence ATGGATCCGATTAGCCTGATTCTGCTGGCCGCCGCCGTACTGCTGGTGCTGTACGGCATCTCGCTGTACAACAACCTGGTGCGCCTTAAACACAACGTGGCCAAGGCCTGGTCCAATATCGACGTGTTGCTCAAGCAGCGCCACGACGAACTGCCCAAACTGGTCGAAACCTGCAAGCAGTACATGGGCTACGAACAGCAAACCCTGGAAGCCGTGATGAAAGCCCGCAACGCCGTGGCCCAGGCACGCGAGTCCCAGGACATCAAGGCCGTGGGCAAGGCCGAAACCCAGATGCGCTTTGGCCTGGGCAACCTCTTTGCCGTGGCCGAGGCCTACCCGGATCTCAAGGCCAGCGAATCCTTTCAGCATCTGCAGGCCCGTATTACCGGCCTCGAAAGCGGCATCGCCGACAGGCGCGAGTTTTACAACGAGTCGGTGAACCTCAACAACATCCGCATCGAGCAGTTTCCGGATAACCTGGTCGCCGGCAAGTTTGGCTTCAAGGCCGCTGACCTGCTGGAGTTCGAAGAGGAACAGAAGGCCGACGTCAACATCAAGGCCCTGTTCGGCTGA
- a CDS encoding tetratricopeptide repeat protein: MRLILKILAPLVFWLAYGLFRLRLFRSSRRRHRWAMKLFRLAAEQGHRKALSVYGHLLHFRGEGITNRIQGAIYLQLAADKGDSKACYQMGRVFENGFEHHFPQDPARSLHYYRQAAEQQHPLALRRLADACRHGELGQAPDSQEAERWEQQLNGAR; the protein is encoded by the coding sequence ATGCGGCTGATACTGAAGATTCTGGCCCCGCTGGTGTTCTGGCTGGCCTATGGTCTCTTTCGACTGCGCCTGTTCCGCTCATCGCGGCGCCGGCACCGGTGGGCGATGAAGCTGTTCCGGCTGGCGGCGGAACAGGGTCACCGCAAGGCGCTGTCGGTGTACGGCCACTTGCTGCACTTTCGCGGCGAAGGTATCACCAACCGGATTCAGGGGGCCATCTATTTGCAACTGGCCGCGGACAAGGGCGACAGCAAGGCCTGCTACCAGATGGGGCGCGTCTTCGAAAATGGCTTTGAACACCATTTTCCGCAAGATCCCGCCCGGTCCCTGCACTATTATCGCCAGGCCGCCGAGCAGCAGCATCCGCTGGCGCTGCGCCGGCTGGCGGATGCCTGTCGCCACGGTGAGCTGGGACAGGCACCGGATAGCCAGGAGGCTGAACGCTGGGAACAGCAGCTCAACGGAGCAAGGTGA
- a CDS encoding HugZ family pyridoxamine 5'-phosphate oxidase codes for MDLAQQQASIQAGYRALIESRATLSLATLGPDGRADISYAPFVQDGQGRFCIFVSRLAAHTGNLLREPEASVMLIQPESEAGNLFARERLTLRCRAEEIHRHAADYEVILQLMEARFGPLIAQLRTLGDFHLLALVPHSGTYVVGFGRAYELDVVSGELRHIDADRLRVRSQQQAD; via the coding sequence GTGGATCTAGCACAACAACAGGCGTCTATTCAGGCGGGTTACCGGGCGTTGATTGAATCCCGGGCAACGCTGTCGCTGGCCACGCTGGGCCCTGATGGGCGGGCGGATATCAGTTACGCGCCCTTTGTACAGGATGGACAGGGTCGATTCTGTATTTTTGTCAGTAGGCTGGCGGCGCATACCGGCAATCTGCTGCGCGAGCCTGAAGCCTCCGTGATGCTGATTCAGCCGGAGTCCGAGGCCGGCAACCTGTTTGCCCGCGAGCGCCTGACGCTGCGCTGTCGCGCTGAGGAAATTCATCGGCACGCGGCGGATTACGAGGTGATTCTGCAGCTCATGGAGGCGCGCTTCGGGCCGCTTATCGCCCAGTTGCGCACTTTGGGGGACTTCCATCTGCTGGCGCTGGTGCCGCACTCGGGTACCTATGTTGTCGGCTTTGGCCGTGCCTATGAGCTGGATGTGGTCAGTGGCGAGCTGCGTCATATTGATGCCGACAGGCTGCGTGTCCGCTCACAACAGCAGGCGGACTAA
- the trpS gene encoding tryptophan--tRNA ligase has translation MTKKTVLTGITTSGTPHIGNYLGAIQPAIDASRNPALDSYFFLADYHALIKCHDPERVARSTREIAATWLALGLDTDSATYYRQTDIPEITELTWILTCMTSKGLMNRAHAYKASTDANRDAGNSDLDDGVTMGLFSYPILMAADILMFNADIIPVGKDQIQHIEMARDIAGRFNHNYEALFNLPQAQVDEHTQLIPGLDGRKMSKSYDNTIPLFSSSDELRRLINLITTDLRAPGEPKDPDGNTIFQLYSCFADAGEIEAMRRQFLEGIAWGDAKKQLFEFLDAKLSAPRSRYNELMQDLGHVEQELHKGAEKARAKAAPLLDKVRIAAGIRPLTYQAPVAASEAKKKEKSAQEQARVDEGRRRAILMQLKPLLDQVSGADDKAAAAAAIIAQKAAEVEGLKKKARQKAQNELDVLNEELAVFLTA, from the coding sequence ATGACCAAAAAAACCGTACTTACCGGCATCACCACGAGCGGTACTCCGCATATCGGGAACTACCTGGGTGCGATTCAGCCCGCAATCGACGCCAGCCGCAACCCGGCGCTGGACAGCTACTTCTTCCTGGCCGATTACCATGCCCTGATCAAGTGCCACGACCCTGAGCGCGTGGCGCGTTCGACCCGCGAGATCGCGGCCACCTGGCTGGCGCTGGGGCTGGATACGGATTCAGCGACCTACTATCGTCAGACAGATATCCCGGAGATCACCGAACTCACCTGGATACTCACCTGCATGACCTCCAAGGGGCTGATGAACCGGGCCCACGCCTACAAGGCTTCCACCGACGCCAACCGGGACGCGGGAAACAGCGATCTGGACGACGGTGTAACTATGGGGCTGTTCAGCTACCCGATCCTCATGGCGGCCGATATCCTGATGTTTAACGCCGATATCATTCCGGTGGGCAAGGATCAGATTCAGCACATCGAAATGGCGCGGGATATTGCCGGGCGCTTCAACCACAACTACGAGGCGCTGTTCAACCTGCCCCAGGCCCAGGTGGACGAGCATACGCAGCTGATTCCCGGGCTCGACGGACGCAAGATGTCCAAGAGCTACGACAATACGATTCCGCTGTTCAGCTCCAGCGATGAACTGCGCCGGCTGATCAACCTGATTACCACGGATCTGCGTGCTCCCGGCGAGCCGAAGGACCCGGATGGCAACACGATCTTTCAGCTTTACAGCTGCTTTGCCGATGCCGGTGAGATCGAGGCCATGCGGCGCCAGTTCCTCGAAGGGATTGCCTGGGGAGATGCCAAGAAACAGCTGTTCGAATTCCTCGATGCCAAGCTCAGCGCGCCGCGCAGCCGCTACAATGAGCTGATGCAGGATCTGGGGCATGTTGAACAGGAGCTGCACAAGGGCGCCGAGAAAGCCCGTGCCAAGGCTGCGCCTCTGCTGGACAAGGTACGCATTGCCGCGGGTATTCGCCCGTTGACCTACCAGGCGCCGGTGGCTGCGAGTGAAGCCAAAAAGAAGGAAAAGTCCGCGCAAGAGCAGGCGCGAGTGGATGAAGGGCGCCGCCGGGCTATTCTTATGCAGCTCAAGCCGTTGCTGGACCAGGTTTCCGGCGCCGACGACAAGGCCGCGGCGGCGGCGGCCATCATCGCGCAGAAAGCGGCCGAAGTGGAGGGTCTGAAGAAAAAGGCCCGCCAGAAAGCCCAGAACGAACTGGATGTGCTGAACGAAGAGCTGGCCGTTTTTCTTACCGCTTAA
- a CDS encoding sulfurtransferase yields MFNTIVSPQQLRQLLAGDASACCLLDCRFSLADKGYGRRVYAEGHIPGAYYLDLDEDLAAPVVAGSGRHPLPDMARLVARLRGCGVEPDVQVVLYDDCSGAMAARGWWLLRGLGLASVAVLDGGINAWMGEGAVPSVELPAKPVTSEPRWQGCWSGEGVFDAAMVADNLAQASFVLVDARSGERFRGEQEPIDPVAGHVPGALNRPLTDNLQQGRFKSPQQLRDEWSTLLGGRSASQVVHMCGSGVTACHNQLAMEIAGLVGSGLYPGSWSEWIQEPLRPVATGPA; encoded by the coding sequence ATGTTTAACACGATTGTCAGCCCGCAGCAGCTAAGGCAGCTGCTGGCAGGAGATGCGTCGGCCTGCTGTCTGCTGGATTGCCGCTTCAGCCTGGCGGACAAGGGGTATGGCCGGCGCGTCTACGCGGAGGGTCATATCCCGGGTGCGTACTACCTGGACCTGGATGAAGACCTCGCCGCGCCGGTCGTGGCGGGGTCCGGGCGTCACCCCCTGCCGGACATGGCAAGACTCGTAGCGCGGCTGCGCGGCTGCGGTGTTGAGCCCGATGTGCAGGTGGTGCTCTACGATGACTGCAGTGGCGCCATGGCAGCCCGCGGCTGGTGGCTGCTGCGCGGGCTTGGGCTTGCGTCTGTCGCGGTGCTGGATGGCGGCATCAATGCCTGGATGGGCGAGGGTGCAGTGCCGAGCGTCGAGCTGCCGGCCAAGCCTGTGACATCGGAACCGCGCTGGCAGGGGTGTTGGTCAGGCGAGGGCGTGTTCGACGCTGCGATGGTCGCGGATAACCTGGCGCAGGCAAGTTTTGTGCTGGTGGATGCGCGCAGTGGCGAGCGCTTTCGGGGCGAGCAGGAGCCGATCGACCCGGTGGCCGGGCATGTGCCAGGGGCCCTTAACCGCCCGCTGACAGACAACCTGCAACAGGGGCGCTTTAAAAGCCCGCAGCAGCTGCGGGATGAGTGGAGCACGTTACTGGGCGGGCGCAGCGCCAGCCAGGTGGTGCACATGTGCGGTTCGGGTGTTACCGCCTGCCATAATCAGCTGGCCATGGAGATTGCCGGCCTTGTCGGGTCCGGGCTCTATCCCGGCTCCTGGAGCGAGTGGATCCAGGAGCCGCTGCGCCCGGTGGCCACGGGGCCTGCCTGA
- a CDS encoding DUF2788 domain-containing protein, with translation MLYNLRPILTFGIFKEQNVRLAEMETLALNIGLALFAAFVFFIIYDLAKKSNAGKFGTVILFGALGLGLAAFLVKTLVVEMMGGGHI, from the coding sequence ATGCTGTACAATCTGCGACCGATTCTGACCTTCGGTATTTTCAAGGAGCAAAACGTGCGTCTGGCGGAAATGGAAACTCTTGCGCTGAACATTGGTCTGGCACTTTTCGCCGCCTTTGTGTTTTTCATCATTTATGACCTGGCGAAGAAGTCCAACGCCGGCAAATTTGGCACCGTCATTCTCTTCGGTGCCCTGGGCCTCGGGCTGGCGGCCTTTCTGGTGAAGACGCTGGTGGTCGAAATGATGGGCGGTGGCCATATCTAG
- a CDS encoding E3 ubiquitin ligase family protein, producing the protein MLLDTSALELHEVVISLGISCGVVLAGFWLGFRFLKRYRLIADTPTARVQSAHQGYVELQGQALPSPNGVLHSPLTGRECVWYHYKVEREKGSGKNRRWVCEREGTSDEWFQLDDRSGVCQIDPEGAEVKASVRKRWHGHTPSPTGEPPAHRPGFRFNVSFGARRYRYQEELILEYESVYALGRFQSLGGGLDQLDHSKETGEIIRQWKGNYPQLLARFDSNRNGQLDPDEWQQVQSQARDEILQRQKELQTMPTVHVLMRPDESDQPYLLSTYDEEKLARRYRWFAYGSFAALLIASWVAGEMLQAL; encoded by the coding sequence ATGCTGCTGGATACATCGGCGCTGGAACTGCACGAAGTCGTTATTTCCCTGGGAATCAGTTGCGGCGTTGTTCTGGCCGGTTTCTGGCTGGGTTTTCGCTTTCTCAAGCGTTACCGCCTGATCGCCGACACGCCCACCGCCCGGGTGCAATCCGCCCACCAGGGCTATGTCGAACTGCAGGGCCAGGCTCTGCCGAGTCCCAACGGTGTGCTGCACTCCCCCCTTACCGGGCGTGAATGCGTCTGGTACCACTACAAGGTGGAGCGGGAAAAAGGCAGCGGCAAGAATCGCCGCTGGGTCTGCGAGCGCGAAGGTACCTCCGACGAATGGTTTCAACTGGATGATCGCAGTGGCGTTTGCCAGATTGATCCCGAGGGCGCCGAGGTCAAGGCCTCGGTACGAAAACGCTGGCACGGCCACACCCCGAGTCCGACGGGCGAGCCACCGGCGCATCGCCCCGGCTTTCGCTTTAATGTCAGCTTTGGCGCCAGGCGCTATCGCTACCAGGAAGAACTGATTCTGGAATACGAAAGCGTCTATGCCCTGGGCCGGTTTCAAAGCCTGGGGGGCGGACTCGATCAGCTGGACCACAGCAAAGAGACCGGCGAGATCATTCGCCAGTGGAAAGGCAACTACCCACAGCTGCTGGCGCGTTTTGACAGCAATCGCAACGGCCAGCTGGATCCGGATGAATGGCAACAGGTGCAGAGCCAGGCCCGCGACGAGATTCTGCAGCGCCAGAAGGAACTGCAGACCATGCCCACGGTACATGTGCTGATGCGCCCGGACGAGTCGGACCAGCCCTACCTGCTGTCCACCTACGATGAGGAAAAACTGGCCCGGCGCTATCGCTGGTTCGCCTACGGCAGCTTTGCCGCCCTGCTTATTGCCAGCTGGGTGGCCGGCGAGATGCTGCAGGCGCTGTAA